A window of Acidimicrobiales bacterium genomic DNA:
CGGGACCACGGCCCAGGTCGTGGCCTCGGCCAGGGGCAGAGGATCGGACGTCAGGCCTGTCCAGTCGGCGTCGCCAGGGCGGGGAAGTGCCGCGACTTGCACGACCGTATGGTAGTGAACCAGGGCCTTCCCGCCCCGCGGCCCTTCGCGGAGGGCCCCTCGTTATCCTCGACCGCATGGAGCCGGACGACCCGCTCGGCGACGACGAGCGTGGGGCTCCCCTGCTGCCGCCCGACGACCGACTGTGGCGGCACCCCTCCGAGGTGTCGGCGTTCGGGCTGCCCTTCGAGCCGGACGGCGGCCGCCGCCGGCGCACCCACCTGTGGGCCGTGGCCGGCGTCGCCGCCGCCTGCGGCGCCGTCCTCGGCGTCGGCATCTTGGCGCTGGCCGGCGCTTTCGAGGAGCGGACCCGGACCGTCCCCGTCGTGGAGCGGGTGGCGCTGCCGGCGGGCGTGCTGTCGACCTCGGACGGCGGGACGGCGCCCGGGGCGGCGGGCATCGCCGAGGGCCTGCGGCCCGCCGTCGTCGCACTCACCGTCGAGCGGGCCGGAGGGCCGCGGCAGGGCTCGGGGGTGCTGTTCCGCAGCGACGGCCACGTCCTCACCAACGCCCACGTGGTGGACGGGGCCGAGCGCATCACCGTCACCCTGGCGGGCGGGGCCCGTGGGGGTGGCCGGCTCCTCGGCACCGACCCGGCCACCGACCTGGCCGTGGTGAAGGTGGAGGAGTGGACGAGCGTCACCACCGCGCCGCTCGGCTCGGCGGCGACCCTCGCCGTCGGCCAGGACGTCATGGCGGTCGGCGCCTCCGGTGGCGGCGTGGTCGGGATGGTCAGCGCGGTGGGCCGCCAGGTCGACCGCGACGGTGCCAGCGCCCTGGTGGACCTCATCCAGACGGACACGCCGGTGATCGACGGGTGGTCGGGTGGTGCCCTCGTCGACGAGCGCGGCGCCGTCGTCGGCATCCTCACCGCCGTGACGACTCCCGATGCCGGCGTGGCCGGGCTCGGGTTCGCCACCCCCATCGACATCGCCCGCGCCGTGGCCGACCAGCTGGCCGCCGGAGCCGCCGTCGCCCGGGCGTGGATCGGCATCGAGGGCGGCGACCTCGACGCGTCGGCGGCCGCCGCCCTCGGCATGGGAGGCGGCGCCCTCGTCACCCACGTCCGCGACGACGGCCCGGCGGCGGAAGCGGGGCTGGCGGCCGGCGACGTGATCGCCTCCATCGACGGCATGCCGGTGGCGTCGATGGGCGCCCTGCGCATCCTCGTGCGCTCCCACCGGCCCGGTCACGTCGTGCGCCTGGCCGTGGTGCGCCAGTCCGTCCGCCGGGTCGTGAGCGTGACGCTCGGCGAGCGCCCGCCCGCCGGTCCCTGAGCCACGGGGGCCCTACCGGCGGCGGCGACCCTACGATGGCCGGGTGAGCACTCCCGGCCCGTTCGGAGGTTCCGGCAACCCCTTCGAGGGGCTCTTCGGCGAGCTGGCCAAGCTGCTGTCGAACCAGGGCACCGTCAACTTCGAGGTCGCCCGCCAACTCGCCCTCTGGATGGCGACCGAGGGCCAACCCGAGCCCAACGCCGACCCCGTCGAGCGCATCCGCCTGGAGGAGCTGGTCCGGGTCGCCGACCTGCACGTGTCGGACGCCACCGGGCTGCCCACGTCGGTCACCGGGCGCCCGCTGAGCGTCGCCGCCGTGGGCCGGGCCGAGTGGGCGCGCCGCACGCTGGAGTCCTACCGGCCGCTGTTCGA
This region includes:
- a CDS encoding S1C family serine protease translates to MEPDDPLGDDERGAPLLPPDDRLWRHPSEVSAFGLPFEPDGGRRRRTHLWAVAGVAAACGAVLGVGILALAGAFEERTRTVPVVERVALPAGVLSTSDGGTAPGAAGIAEGLRPAVVALTVERAGGPRQGSGVLFRSDGHVLTNAHVVDGAERITVTLAGGARGGGRLLGTDPATDLAVVKVEEWTSVTTAPLGSAATLAVGQDVMAVGASGGGVVGMVSAVGRQVDRDGASALVDLIQTDTPVIDGWSGGALVDERGAVVGILTAVTTPDAGVAGLGFATPIDIARAVADQLAAGAAVARAWIGIEGGDLDASAAAALGMGGGALVTHVRDDGPAAEAGLAAGDVIASIDGMPVASMGALRILVRSHRPGHVVRLAVVRQSVRRVVSVTLGERPPAGP